In Bacillus rossius redtenbacheri isolate Brsri chromosome 11, Brsri_v3, whole genome shotgun sequence, the DNA window ttttagtgtgacaaacaATTATAATTCGAAAATTCCAACCAAGGATCAAGCTAGTTGAACCTCCACTTACTGAGTCACTTCTCGGCGATAATGGCCTGTTGGGACccctgtgtgtgagtgtgtgaatgtgtgtgtgtggtctTGAAGTCTCAAGAGATAGAAACCTTCTCGGATCTTTAATGCATGGtcacacaccatgttgattttttccccttcattacATATTTCATTGCCTTTATTTAAGGGATACGTATGTTTTAATATTAACTTGATACTTTCATTGCATCTGTTTTCATTTCACAAATATTCGCAACATATGTTCACTTGGTGTAATATCATTGGTGTAAAAGGTCGCgaaagtgatgatgatgatgattacgaAGATTTAAAGCGACCTTTTACACCCATTACACAATCAgataacaaatgcaagggaggaatcgaaaaaaacatgaaataaatgaaagacctaagaaaaaaaaagcaacaccACGTGTGAGACCGAACCTTAGTAAATGACTCAGTGCTTTCTGACCTCACCGCACAGAGGAAAAACACGCAAAGACAGGGTCTGTGCTAGGTGTCACAAGGTGGCAGAACTCAAGGCTTCATTACCTGCAACATAATGAcctatttaataacaatttttaccaCGATCCGCAGGTGCCTCCAGACCAGCTGAACAGTCTAAACAGTCCTGGAGGGTTGTGGTGCAGAATTCTGTTTCACAAGACCAAGTGTCGTTGCATTCCAGCTAATTcgaacacacacatatatatcccGAGTTCATTCCTTTCAATCAAATCAGTGAAATATGGAACACACTCGTTTTGGGGGCAGGTTTGAGACCAACTacgttctgtttttttttttatttacttggcAGGGACCACTCGGCAGCGACTCGGTGCTCACGAGTTCGATTCAAGACCTCGACTCCTTATCTCGAGTCAAGACCTCGACTCCTTATCTCGAGTCAAGACCTCGACTCCTTATCTCGAGTCAAGACCTCGACTCACTATCTCGAGTCAAGACCTCGACTCATGAGCTCGAGTTAACTTCTCGACCAATGCGCTCGAGTCAAGACCTCGACTCATCTCGAGTCAAGACCTCGACTCATTAATTCGAGACACGAGCTCAACTCATTATCTCGAGTCAAGACCTCGACTCGTGAGCTCGACTCAAGACCTCGGCAGTCACGTGCTAGTGACGAGCTCGACTCACGAGCTCGAGTGACGAGCTCGACTCGCGAGCTCGAGAGACGAGCTGCAGACACGAGCGCCCGGAGGCGGTCAGACGCCCCTGCCGCGCCCGGGCGGCGGCGGGACCCCGGGTCACCTGGAGTCCGAGTTCTCGTTGTTGGGGTCGCTGTCGTCGCCGGCCGAGTGGGGCGAGCAGGAGGGCGCGTGGTTGCAGGACGGAGACCGGCCCCGCGCGGAGCCCCCGCGACAGCCGAGGTGCGAGCCGTCCGAGCCGCGGCGGTCGGCCAGCGCGAGCCCCGTCTCGCCCCGGGACAGGCCCCCCGAGGCGCCGCACAGGCAGCGGCAGATTATGCGCTTGAAGGCGAAGCGGAAGTCGCGGCTGAAGAGCGCGTAGATGCAGGGGTTGATGGCGGAGTTGCAGTAGCCGAGCCAGAACAGCACGGAGAAGACGAGCGGGTGGATGCAGGCCACGCAGAAGGCGCGCACCAGGTACATCGTGAAGAAGGGCAGCCAGCAGCAGATGAACCCGCCCACGATGATGCCCAGCGTCTTGGCCGCCTTGGTCTCCATGCGGAAGCGCTTCACCTGCGCCTTGATGTTGCGGCGCCCCATCTTGGAGATGAACTTGGGGCGCGCACCCGCCGCGGACTCGTCGAAGGTGGGCGAGGGGGAGAGCTCCTCGGCGGGGCGGCCCGCCAGCCGCCAGCCCGCCACGCGGAGGTGGCACCCGGGCCGCGCCTCCCCgccgcccccaccgcccccgcgCGCCGAGTACAGCGCCACGGACCCGGACGGCGACGACGACGACAGCGAAGACTTCTTGCTGCCGTCGGGCGAGGGCGCCCCGGCGTCCGCGCAGATGGCGTCGCTGCTGGGGTAGCTGACGCTGATCTTGATCTTCTCGTGGCGGCGCTGGGGGCGGGCGGCGCGCTCGGGCGAGCGGGTGGGCGGGGCCGCGCCCGGACCGGGCGAGCCGCCCCCGGCGCTGCTGGTGTCGTTGGTGGTGGCGGTGGCGCTGCTGGCGCCGCTGCCGCTGCCGCTGTGTCGCGTGACGGACCGCCCCCGGTGGATCCGCAGCGTCAGCCGCTGCTCGTCGAAGCGACTGCCGATGGCCTTCACGCTCTTGGTGGTGCGGAAGCCCTGCGCAGGAACACAACTCTGCAGGCCCGCGCTCTGGCCACTGGGGTGGTGCCACACCCATCTGTTTGATT includes these proteins:
- the LOC134537049 gene encoding octopamine receptor Oamb, whose protein sequence is MREPGMNESTCAALLDEVPWVDPGLLASLLVLGVIDVMVVVGNCLVIAAVFMSSKLRSVTNLFIVSLAVADLMVGVAVLPFSAMWEVFKVWIFGDVWCAVWLALDVWMCTASILNLCAISLDRYLAVTRPVTYPSLMSPARAKALIAGVWVLSFVICFPPLAGWRDPSSDPSDPASTQPPPCPWICELTNDAGYVVYSALGSFYIPTLVMLFFYWRIYRAAVRTTRAINQGFRTTKSVKAIGSRFDEQRLTLRIHRGRSVTRHSGSGSGASSATATTNDTSSAGGGSPGPGAAPPTRSPERAARPQRRHEKIKISVSYPSSDAICADAGAPSPDGSKKSSLSSSSPSGSVALYSARGGGGGGGEARPGCHLRVAGWRLAGRPAEELSPSPTFDESAAGARPKFISKMGRRNIKAQVKRFRMETKAAKTLGIIVGGFICCWLPFFTMYLVRAFCVACIHPLVFSVLFWLGYCNSAINPCIYALFSRDFRFAFKRIICRCLCGASGGLSRGETGLALADRRGSDGSHLGCRGGSARGRSPSCNHAPSCSPHSAGDDSDPNNENSDSR